AACAGGTTGTGTGAATGCAATTGTCCAGACTTCCATTATATTTAATTTGTCCTTTTGTCGTTCCAACATCATCAACCACTTCTTCTGTGATGTGCCTCCGATCCTAAAGCTGTCTTGCTCGGACACAACAGTCATTGATATTATTCATTTCATCTTCTCAACAGCAATTGTACTGGTAACGATATTAGCCATTTCCATCTCTTACACATACATACTTATTGCCATCCTTCGGATCAACTCAGCTGAGGGCAGACATAAAGCCTTCTCCACCTGTGCCTCCCACCTTACGGCTGTCACCATATTCTATGCAACAGGAGCCTTCATGTATGTCCGACCCAATTCAAAATATTCCATAGAGCAAGACAAAATCATCTCTGTTTTTTACACCCTTGCGATACCTATGTTGAATCCATTCATCTACAGTCTGAGAAACAAGGAGGTAAAAGAGGCATTCAAAAGGCTGGTTAGAGGAAAGGTGGTCTCTCAGAGATATTAattttcataataataaatacaatcCTATATCTTACTTCATTCCTTAATGCagagttgtggttgttgttgttgttgctgctgctgctgtcgtaATCATTATGGGCAACAAATGATGACTAACATACCTTATAGGATT
The Podarcis muralis chromosome 1, rPodMur119.hap1.1, whole genome shotgun sequence DNA segment above includes these coding regions:
- the LOC144325177 gene encoding olfactory receptor 5AP2-like, encoding MSEGNFTTITEFVLLGFTDNQSLQFILFLLFLLIYLLILVGNIGMVTLIRIDSRLHTPMYFFLSSLSLLDIGYSSVIAPRTLMTFVAESKTISFTGCALQFFFFCIAVSCECCLLGVMAYDRFIAICNPLLYTAIMSRKLCNLLVAGSYLTGCVNAIVQTSIIFNLSFCRSNIINHFFCDVPPILKLSCSDTTVIDIIHFIFSTAIVLVTILAISISYTYILIAILRINSAEGRHKAFSTCASHLTAVTIFYATGAFMYVRPNSKYSIEQDKIISVFYTLAIPMLNPFIYSLRNKEVKEAFKRLVRGKVVSQRY